The Janthinobacterium tructae genome contains the following window.
GCGCGTCTCGGTCACCATTTTCGGTCGCGCTACTCCGGTGGAGCTCGAATTCGGCCAGGTCGAAAAAGTTTAAGTATTATCAAGCGCCACCAGGAGCGTCACGGCAGTCTCAGTGAAATCCGGTCAGAGGAGCCCCGCCAGGGTAGGATCGGCGGGGCGCTACTACTCAATCCAAGATAGGAGCCATCATGGCAAAGAAAATCATTGGTTTTATCAAGCTGCAAGTACCAGCTGGTAAAGCAAACCCATCCCCACCAATCGGTCCAGCTCTGGGTCAACGTGGTCTGAACATCATGGAATTCTGCAAAGCCTTCAATGCACAGACCCAAGGTCTGGAAGCAGGCATGCCGATTCCAGTCGTGATCACCGCGTTTGCGGACAAGTCCTTCACGTTCGTGATGAAGACGCCTCCAGCAACCTACCTGATCAAAAAAGCTGCTGCGATCACCAAAGGTTCGCCGAAGCCACATACCGACAAAGTCGGTACGCTGACCCGCGCACAAGCTGAAGAAATCGCTAAATTGAAAACCCCTGATCTGACCGCTGCCGACATGGATGCTGCTGTACGCACCATCGCTGGTTCCGCTCGTTCGATTGGTATCACGGTGGAAGGTGTTGTATAATGGCTAAGTTATCCAAACGTATCAAGGCTTTGAAAGCCAAAGTCGACCGTACCAAAGTGTACGCTTTCGACAACGCTGTCGCTCTGATCAAAGAGTGCGCAACGGCCAAGTTCAATGAATCGATCGACGTATCGGTACAACTGGGTGTTGATCCTAAGAAATCCGACCAAGTGGTGCGCGGCTCCGTCGTGCTGCCAGCTGGTACCGGCAAAACCGTACGCGTGGCAGTCTTCGCGTCGGGCGAAAAAGCAGAAGCCGCTAAAGCAGCTGGCGCCGACATCGTTGGTATGGAAGACCTGGCTGAGCGTATCAAAGCCGGCGACATGCCTTTCGATATCGTTATCGCTTCGCCAGATACCATGCGTATCGTTGGTACCCTGGGTCAGATCCTGGGCCCGCGCGGCATGATGCCTAACCCGAAAGTTGGCACTGTTACTCCTGACGTCGCTACCGCCGTGAAAAACGCGAAAGCCGGTCAAGTACAGTACCGTACCGACAAATCCGGTATCATCCACGCTACCATCGGCCGTAAATCGTTCGCTGACGCAGATCTGAAATCGAATCTGGTCGCACTGATCGACGCACTGAACAAAGCCAAGCCAGCATCGAGCAAAGGCGTGTACCTGCGCAAAGTTTCGCTGTCGTCGACCATGGGCGCTGGCGTCCGTGTTGACCAGACTAGTCTGGCAGCTTAAGTAAAGAATCAAGTCCTGTGGCGCCTCCGGGCGCTGCGGGCGCATCTTTGGGCTGTCTGTCCGGTGTTCGCACCAGGCAGGCAGACAATCAAAGACCGTTGGGCCGACTGCGATCGCACATGCAGAAGGTTAATAGGCTTGCCGGCAACGGCAAGTGCCCAACGCAGATGGTGTACCCGAACAAGTTTTGTAGTCCTCATGCTGCGTGAATCCATCCGCTCAGTTTAGTACTTCTTGACTTCGGACGCCGTGTTCGAACCGATGCAAGGCGCTCAACCACTCGGTTGTGATTGCCGAACATCATTTAAGGAGGTTGACCGTGAGTCTCAATCTGAATGACAAAAAGGCCGTCGTCGCCGAAGTTTCCGCACAAGTAGCAAATGCGCAAACGATCGTCGTGGCCGAATATCGTGGCATCCAGGTTGGTCACTTGACGCAACTGCGTGCTAAAGCGCGTGCCCAAGGCGTGTACCTGCGTGTGTTGAAAAACACTCTGGCTCGTCGCTCCGTTGAAGGTACCGCATTCGCCAGCCTGGCAGATGCCATGACCGGCCCGTTGATCTACTCGATCTCGGCCGATGCCGTTGCAGCAGCTAAAGTCATCGCTGACTTCGCTAAAACCAACGACAAACTGGTCATCAAAGCAGGTAACTACGCAGGCAAGCCGCTGGATACAGCTGCTGTCACCGCGTTGGCGAGCATTCCTAGCCGTGAAGTCCTCATTGCGCAGTTGTTGGGCGTTATGCTGGCTCCGGTTTCGGGCTTTGCACGTGGTCTGGCTGCCCTGGCAGCGAAAAAAGGCGAAGGCGCCGAAGCTCCTGCAGAAGCAGCAGCAGAAGAAGCCCCAGCAGCCGCTTAATTGCGCGCGCTTTTTTCTCTCAGTACCAATCTGATGTAACTAACGTAATAAATTTAGGAGTTTCAAAATGGCAATTAGCAAAGACGATATCCTGGAAGCAGTTAGCGCCATGTCCGTAATGGACCTGAACGACCTGGTTAAAGCATTCGAAGAAAAATTCGGCGTGTCCGCAGCAGCAATGGCTTCGGCCGGTCCTGCAGCAGGCCCAGCAGCAGCTGCTGAAGAACAAACCGAATTCAACGTCATCCTGGACAGCTTCGGCGCAAACAAAGTTGGCGTCATTAAAGCAGTTCGCGAAATCACCGGCCTGGGCTTGAAAGAAGCTAAAGACCTGGTCGATGGCGCACCAAAAACTGTGAAAGAAGCAGTGTCGAAAGCTGACGCTGAAGCAGCACAGAAGAAACTGGTAGAAGCCGGCGCAACCGCTTCGATCAAGTAATATCTGTACCGGCGGCAGTTAGCGCCCGAGTCAAAGTCTGAGGTTTCCCCTCGCAAGGGGGGAAATCCGACTTTGGCTCCTTTGTCGTCTGCATCGTATTTGTCATGTAGTTGCAGCAGCAGTTTTTATTCGATTCAAGCCGGAAAGCAGAGCCTTGAGGTTTCGTCTGTGTCACACGCAGCGGTGCAAACGAACACTTGCAAAACCTGAATTTTCTATCCTTTCTGTCACTCACGGAGTGTCCATGCACTACTCATTTACTGAGAAGAAACGCATTCGCAAATCATTCGCGAAGCGCGCCAACGTTCACCACGTTCCGTTCCTGCTGGCGACCCAGCTCGAGTCTTATCATAGCTTCTTGCAAGAGGACATAGCACCGTCCGGCCGCAAGAATGATGGCCTGCAGTCGGCTTTCACTTCGATTTTCCCTATCGTGTCGCACAATGGTTTTGCGCGTCTCGAATTCTTGTCGTACGTTCTGGGCGATCCTGCCTTTGACGTCAAAGAATGTCAACAACGTGGCCTGACGTTCGCGTCGCCGCTGCGCGCGAAAGTGCGTCTGGTGATCCTGGACAAGGAATCGCCAACCAAGCCTGTCGTCAAAGAGATGAAGGAACAGGAAGTCTACATGGGCGAATTGCCGCTCATGACGACCACCGGTTCGTTCGTGATCAACGGCACGGAGCGGGTTATCGTTTCCCAGCTGCACCGTTCGCCTGGCGTGTTCTTCGAGCACGACCGCGGCAAGACTCACTCGTCCGGTAAACTGCTGTTCTCCGCGCGTATCATTCCTTACCGCGGTTCGTGGCTGGACTTCGAGTTCGACCCGAAAGACATCCTGTTCTTCCGCGTCGACCGCCGCCGCAAGATGCCAGTAACGATCCTGCTCAAAGCCATCGGCATGTCGCATGAGCAAATCCTGGCCAATTTCTTTGTCTTCGACAATTTCAACCTGCGCTCCGAAGGCGCGGAAATGGAATTCGTCGCCGAACGTCTGCGCGGCGAAGTGGCGCGCTTTGACATCGTCGACAAGTCGGGCAAGACCCTGGTGCTGAAAGACAAGCGTATCAACGCCAAGCACGTGCGTGATATCGAAGCTGCCGGCATCAAGCACATTTCGGTACCGGAAGATTACCTGCTGGGCCGCGTATTGGCGAAGAACATCGTCGATGGCGACACCGGTGAAGTCGTCGCTTCCGCGAACGATGAGCTGACGGAAGATCTGCTGGGTCGCCTGCGCGACGCCAACATTTCCGAAATCCAGACCTTGTACACCAACGACCTGGATCAAGGCGCCTACATCTCGCAAACCCTGCGTATCGACGACACCGCCGATCAGATGGCTGCGAAAGTGGCGATCTACCGCATGATGCGTCCAGGCGAACCGCCAACGGAAGACTCCGTTGAAGCGCTGTTCAATGGCCTGTTCTACAACTCGGACCGCTACGACCTGTCGGCCGTGGGCCGCATGAAGTTCAATCGCCGCATTGGCCGCGATGAACTGACCGGCGCCATGACCCTGTCGAACGAAGACGTGCTGGCCGTGATCAAGATCCTGGTGGAACTGCGCAATGGCCGCGGCGAAGTCGACGATATCGATCACCTGGGTAACCGTCGCGTACGTTGCGTGGGCGAACTGGCCGAGAATCAATTCCGCGCCGGCCTGGTGCGTGTTGAGCGCGCCGTCAAGGAACGCCTCGGCCAAGCCGAAGCGGACAACCTGATGCCGCACGACCTGATCAACTCGAAGCCGATTTCGGCTGCGATTCGCGAGTTCTTCGGTTCGTCCCAGCTGTCGCAGTTCATGGACCAAACCAATCCTCTGTCGGAAATTACCCACAAGCGCCGTGTATCGGCTCTGGGACCCGGCGGTCTGACACGCGAACGCGCCGGCTTTGAAGTGCGCGACGTGCATCCGACCCACTACGGCCGCGTCTGCCCGATCGAGACACCGGAAGGTCCGAACATTGGTCTGATCAACTCGCTGGCTCTGTATGCCCGCCTGAATGAATACGGCTTCCTGGAAACCCCGTACCGCAAGGTCGAAGGTTCCAAGATTACCGATCAGATCGACTACCTGTCCGCCATCGAAGAAGGCCGCTACATCATCGCTCAGGCGAATGCGACCATCAGCGATGAAGGTACGCTGTCCGATGAACTGGTCTCGGCCCGTGAAGCCGGCGAAACCATCCTGGTCTCCCCGGAGCGCATCCAGTACATGGACGTGGCACCAGGCCAGATCGTTTCCGTCGCTGCCTCGCTGATTCCGTTCCTCGAACACGATGATGCAAACCGTGCATTGATGGGCGCCAACATGCAACGCCAGGCTGTGCCTTGCTTGCGTCCTGAAAAAGCGCTGGTCGGTACCGGTATCGAACGCACCGTTGCGGTCGACTCGGGCACCACCGTGCAAGCCTTGCGTGGCGGTATCGTCGATTACATCGATGCGGGCCGTGTCGTGATTCGCGTGAACGATGACGAAGCGACCGCTGGTGAAGTGGGCGTCGACATCTACAACCTGATCAAGTACACCCGTTCGAACCAGAACACCAACATCAACCAGCGTCCTATCGTGCAAGTGGGCGACCGTGTTGCCAAGCGCGACGTGATCGCCGATGGCGCATCGACCGACCTGGGTGAATTGGCGCTGGGCCAGAACATGACCGTGGCTTTCATGCCATGGAATGGTCTGAACTTCGAAGATTCGATCCTGATCTCGGAAAACGTCGTCAAGGACGACCGCTACACCTCGATTCACATCGAAGAGTTGTCGGTGGTTGCGCGTGACACGAAACTGGGCGCGGAAGAAATTACGCGCGACATCTCGAACCTGGCTGAAAATCAGCTGGCACGTCTGGATGAGTCCGGTATCGTCTACATCGGCGCTGAAGTCCAGGCCGGCGACACCCTGGTTGGTAAAGTGACGCCTAAAGGCGAAACCCAGCTGACCCCGGAAGAGAAGCTGCTGCGCGCGATTTTCGGCGAAAAAGCTTCGGACGTAAAAGATACGTCGCTGCGCGTGCCTTCGGGCATGATCGGTACCGTGATCGACGTGCAAGTCTTCACGCGTGAAGGCATCGTGCGCGACAAGCGTGCCCAGCAAATTATCGATGACGAACTGAAACGCTTCCGTCTGGATCTGAACGACCAGATGCGTATCGTCGAAGGCGATGCCTTCCAGCGTCTGGAAAAAATGCTGATCGGCAAAGTTGTCAACGGCGGCCCTAAAAAGCTGGCCAAAGGCGCCAAGATCACCAAGGAATACCTGGCCGATCTGGACAAATACCACTGGTTCGACATCCGCCCTGCGGACGACGATGCAGCCGTAGCGCTCGAAGCGATCAAGGAATCGATCAACGAGAAGCGTCACCAGTTCGACCTGGCCTTCGAAGAGAAGCGCAAGAAACTGACGCAAGGCGATGAGCTGCAACCAGGCGTGCAAAAAATGGTCAAGGTGTACCTGGCCGTGAAACGCCGCCTGCAGTCGGGCGACAAGATGGCAGGTCGCCACGGTAACAAGGGTGTGGTTTCCCGTATTGTTCCTGTGGAAGACATGCCATACATGGCCGACGGTACGCCAGCCGACGTTGTGCTGAACCCGCTGGGTGTTCCTTCACGGATGAACGTTGGTCAGATTCTCGAGACTCACTTGGGCTGGGCTGCCAAGGGTCTGGGTATCCGCATCGGCGAAATGCTGAAGGCGCAAACCAAGGTCGAGCAAATGCGCAAGTATCTGACGACGATCTACAACGACAATGGCCGCGCGGAAGATCTGGACAAGTTTGATGATGAAGAGATCATGAAACTGGCCGAGAATCTGAAAAAAGGTGTGCCATTCGCCACGCCAGTGTTTGACGGCGCGAACGAAGAAGAGATCCGCCGCATGCTGGACCTGGCGTATCCGGACGACATCGCCAAGAACCTGGGCATGACCCCGTCGAAGAACCAGGTGACCATGTATGACGGTCGCACTGGTGAAGCGTTCGAACGCAAGGTCACTGTCGGCGTGATGCACATGCTGAAACTGCATCACTTGGTCGATGACAAGATGCATGCGCGTTCGACCGGTCCTTACTCGCTGGTGACGCAACAGCCGCTGGGTGGTAAAGCCCAGTTCGGTGGTCAGCGTTTCGGTGAGATGGAAGTCTGGGCACTGGAAGCGTATGGCGCGTCGTATGTCTTGCAAGAGATGTTGACCGTCAAGTCCGATGACGTGAATGGCCGTACCAAAGTGTACGAGAACCTGGTCAAGGGCGATCACGTGATCGACGCCGGCATGCCGGAATCGTTCAACGTGCTGGTCAAGGAAATCCGTTCGCTGGGTATCGATATCGACCTCGAACGCAACTAAAAGACAGCTACCTGTCATTTGGTTTGGGAAACACAAAGCCCGGCTGGGAAACCACGCCGGGCAATGTAGTCTCAGGAATATAGAAATTTAATCACCTCTGGAGTGATACATGAAAGCACTGCTCGATCTATTCAAGCAAGTACAGACCAACGAGACCTTCGATGCAATCAAGATCGGTCTCGCTTCGCCTGAGAAAATCCGTTCGTGGTCCTACGGCGAAGTCAAAAAGCCGGAAACCATCAACTACCGTACCTTCAAGCCTGAGCGCGATGGCCTGTTCTGCGCCAAGATCTTTGGCCCGATCAAGGATTACGAATGCCTGTGCGGCAAGTACAAGCGCCTGAAACACCGCGGCGTGATCTGCGAAAAGTGCGGCGTCGAAGTCACGCTGGCCAAGGTGCGCCGCGAGCGCATGGGCCACATCGAGCTGGCCTCGCCGACCGCGCACATCTGGTTCCTGAAGTCGCTGCCGTCGCGTCTGGGCATGGTCCTGGACATGACCCTGCGGGACATCGAACGCGTGCTGTACTTTGAAGCATACGTCGTGACCGATCCAGGCATGACCCCGCTGAAGAAGTGCCAGATCATGTCGGAAGACGACTACGCCGCCAAGTACGAAGAGTACGGCGACGACTTCACCGCCTTCATGGGCGCCGAAGGTATCCGTGAACTGCTGCGCTCGATCGACATCCACCGCGATGCCGAAACCTTGCGCGTGGAACTGAAGGAATCGAAATCCGAAGCCAAGATCAAGAAATACGCCAAGCGCCTGAAAGTGCTGGAAGCGTTCCAGCGTTCGGGCATCAAGCCTGACTGGATGATCATGGAAGTGCTGCCGGTGCTGCCGCCGGAACTGCGTCCGCTGGTACCGCTGGACGGTGGCCGTTTCGCGACCTCGGATCTGAACGATCTGTATCGCCGCGTCATCAACCGTAACAACCGTCTGAAACGCCTGATGGAGCTGCGCGCTCCAGAGATCATCACGCGCAACGAAAAGCGCATGCTGCAAGAAGCGGTCGATTCGTTGCTGGACAACGGCCGTCGCGGCAAAGCGATGACCGGCGCCAACAAGCGTCCGCTGAAATCCCTGGCAGAAATGATCAAGGGCAAGGGCGGCCGTTTCCGTCAAAACTTGCTGGGCAAACGCGTCGATTACTCCGGTCGTTCGGTCATCGTCGTGGGCCCGCAATTGAAACTGCATCAGTGCGGCTTGCCGAAACTGATGGCGCTGGAACTGTTCAAACCGTTCATTTTCAATAAACTGGAACTGATGGGTCTGGCGACCACGATCAAGGCCGCGAAAAAGCTGGTCGAGATTCAAGAGCCGGTCGTGTGGGACATCCTGGAAGACGTGATTCGCGAACATCCGATCATGTTGAACCGCGCACCTACGCTGCACCGTCTGGGTATCCAGGCTTTCGAGCCAGTCCTGATTGAAGGCAAGGCCATCCAGTTGCACCCACTCGTCTGCGCCGCATTCAACGCCGACTTTGACGGTGACCAAATGGCGGTCCACGTTCCTCTGTCGATCGAAGCGCAGATGGAAGCGCGCACTTTGATGCTGGCATCGAACAACATCCTGTTCCCATCGAACGGCGAACCGTCGATCGTGCCGTCGCAGGATATCGTGCTGGGTCTGTACTACGCGACGCGTGAAGCGATCAATGCGAAGAACGAAGGGATGATGTTCCCTGACGTCTCGGAAGTGATCCGCGCCTACGACAACAAGGAAGTCGAACTGACGACCCGCGTGACCGTGCGTATTACCGAATACCCGAAAAACGCCGAAACGGGCGAATTCGAGAAAACGATTACCCGCTACGAAACGACGATCGGCCGTGCGATCCTGTCGGAAATTCTGCCTAAAGGCTTGCCGTTCTCCGTCCTGAACCGCGCGCTGAAAAAGAAAGAAATTTCCAAGCTGATCAACACGTCGTTCCGCAAGTGCGGCCTGCGCGCCACCGTGGTGTTCGCAGACAAACTGATGCAATCGGGTTTCCGCCTGGCGACACGCGCCGGTATCTCGATCTGCGTCGACGACATGCTGGTACCGCCGCAAAAAGTCACCCTGATCGCGGCGGCCGAGTCGGAAGTCAAGCAGATCGAACAGCAATACGCCTCGGGTCTCGTGACCGCCGGCGAGCGTTACAACAAGGTAGTCGATATCTGGGGCAAAACCTCGGATGAAGTCGGCAAGGCCATGATGGACCAGCTCAAAGTCGAAGACGTGATCCGCCGCGACGGCACCAAGTCGACGCAAGAATCGTTCAACGCCATTTACATGATGGCCGACTCCGGCGCGCGCGGTTCCGCAGCCCAGATTCGTCAGTTGGCCGGTATGCGTGGTCTGATGGCCAAACCGGATGGCTCGATTATCGAAACGCCGATTACCGCGAACTTCCGCGAAGGTCTGAACGTTTTGCAGTACTTCATTTCGACCCACGGTGCGCGTAAAGGTCTGGCCGATACGGCGCTGAAAACGGCTAACTCCGGTTACCTGACGCGTCGTCTGGTTGACGTGACGCAGGATCTGGTCGTGATCGAGGACGATTGCGGCACCATGAACGGCGCGCTGATGAAGGCGCTGGTCGAAGGTGGTGAAGTCATCGAAGCGCTGCGCGACCGTATCCTCGGCCGCGTCACCGTGCACGATGTCGTTCATCCTGAAACCCAGGAAACGCTGTACGAAGCCGGTTCGCTGCTGGATGAAGACATGGTCGAAGAGATCGAGCGTCTGTCCATCGATGAAGTCAAGGTCCGTACGCCACTGACTTGCGACACGCGCTTCGGCCTGTGCGCCAAGTGCTATGGCCGCGACCTGGGCCGCGGCATGCTGGTCAACGCCGGCGAAGCCGTCGGTGTGGTGGCAGCGCAGTCGATTGGTGAGCCGGGTACCCAGCTGACCATGCGTACGTTCCACATTGGTGGTGCGGCATCGCGTGCGGCAGTGGCATCGTCGGTGGAAGCCAAGTCGAACGGTACCATCCGCTTCACGGCAACCATGCGTTACGTGACGAACGGCAAGGGCGCGCAAATCGTCATTTCCCGTTCCGGCGAAGTGCTGATCACCGACGACCATGGCCGTGAGCGTGAGCGTCATAAAGTGCCGTACGGCGCGACCCTGATCGTCAAGGACGGCCTGGTCATCAAGGCCGGTACGGCCCTGGCAACGTGGGATCCGCTGACCCGTCCGATCATTACCGAATACGCCGGTCAAGTGCGTTTCGAGAACGTCGAAGAAGGCGTCACCGTCGCCCGTCAGGTCGACGAAGTGACCGGTCTGTCCACCCTGGTGGCGATCGATGCGAAACGTCGCGGTTCGTTGACGAAAACGTTGCGTCCGCAAGTCAAGCTGATCAACGAGGCGAACGAAGAAGTCAAGATCGCCGGTACCGAACACTCGGTGGCGATCGGCTTCCAGGTCGGCGCGCTGATCATGGTCAAGGACGGTCAACAGGTATCGGTTGGTGAAGTGCTGGCACGTATTCCTACCGAATCGCAAAAAACGCGCGATATTACCGGTGGTCTGCCACGCGTTGCGGAACTGTTCGAAGCGCGCTCGCCGAAAGATGCCGGTATGCTGGCGGAAGTCACGGGTACGGTTGCGTTCGGTAAAGAAACCAAGGGCAAGCAGCGTCTGGAAATCACGGACATGGACGGCAACAAGCATGAGTTCTTGATCACCAAGGACAAACAAGTGCTGGTGCATGACGGCCAAGTCGTGAACAAGGGCGAGATGATCGTGGACGGCCCGGCCGATCCGCAAGACATCCTGCGCCTGCTGGGTATCGAAGCACTGGCACGTTACATCGTCGACGAAGTGCAAGACGTGTACCGTCTGCAAGGCGTGAAGATCAATGACAAGCACATCGAAGTGATCGTGCGTCAGATGCTGCGCCGTGTGCAGATCGTCAATGCCGGCGACACCAACTACATCGTTGGCGAGCAGGTTGAGCGTTCGGAACTGCTGGATC
Protein-coding sequences here:
- the rplK gene encoding 50S ribosomal protein L11, which codes for MAKKIIGFIKLQVPAGKANPSPPIGPALGQRGLNIMEFCKAFNAQTQGLEAGMPIPVVITAFADKSFTFVMKTPPATYLIKKAAAITKGSPKPHTDKVGTLTRAQAEEIAKLKTPDLTAADMDAAVRTIAGSARSIGITVEGVV
- the rplA gene encoding 50S ribosomal protein L1 → MAKLSKRIKALKAKVDRTKVYAFDNAVALIKECATAKFNESIDVSVQLGVDPKKSDQVVRGSVVLPAGTGKTVRVAVFASGEKAEAAKAAGADIVGMEDLAERIKAGDMPFDIVIASPDTMRIVGTLGQILGPRGMMPNPKVGTVTPDVATAVKNAKAGQVQYRTDKSGIIHATIGRKSFADADLKSNLVALIDALNKAKPASSKGVYLRKVSLSSTMGAGVRVDQTSLAA
- the rplJ gene encoding 50S ribosomal protein L10, giving the protein MSLNLNDKKAVVAEVSAQVANAQTIVVAEYRGIQVGHLTQLRAKARAQGVYLRVLKNTLARRSVEGTAFASLADAMTGPLIYSISADAVAAAKVIADFAKTNDKLVIKAGNYAGKPLDTAAVTALASIPSREVLIAQLLGVMLAPVSGFARGLAALAAKKGEGAEAPAEAAAEEAPAAA
- the rplL gene encoding 50S ribosomal protein L7/L12; translated protein: MAISKDDILEAVSAMSVMDLNDLVKAFEEKFGVSAAAMASAGPAAGPAAAAEEQTEFNVILDSFGANKVGVIKAVREITGLGLKEAKDLVDGAPKTVKEAVSKADAEAAQKKLVEAGATASIK
- the rpoB gene encoding DNA-directed RNA polymerase subunit beta, whose protein sequence is MHYSFTEKKRIRKSFAKRANVHHVPFLLATQLESYHSFLQEDIAPSGRKNDGLQSAFTSIFPIVSHNGFARLEFLSYVLGDPAFDVKECQQRGLTFASPLRAKVRLVILDKESPTKPVVKEMKEQEVYMGELPLMTTTGSFVINGTERVIVSQLHRSPGVFFEHDRGKTHSSGKLLFSARIIPYRGSWLDFEFDPKDILFFRVDRRRKMPVTILLKAIGMSHEQILANFFVFDNFNLRSEGAEMEFVAERLRGEVARFDIVDKSGKTLVLKDKRINAKHVRDIEAAGIKHISVPEDYLLGRVLAKNIVDGDTGEVVASANDELTEDLLGRLRDANISEIQTLYTNDLDQGAYISQTLRIDDTADQMAAKVAIYRMMRPGEPPTEDSVEALFNGLFYNSDRYDLSAVGRMKFNRRIGRDELTGAMTLSNEDVLAVIKILVELRNGRGEVDDIDHLGNRRVRCVGELAENQFRAGLVRVERAVKERLGQAEADNLMPHDLINSKPISAAIREFFGSSQLSQFMDQTNPLSEITHKRRVSALGPGGLTRERAGFEVRDVHPTHYGRVCPIETPEGPNIGLINSLALYARLNEYGFLETPYRKVEGSKITDQIDYLSAIEEGRYIIAQANATISDEGTLSDELVSAREAGETILVSPERIQYMDVAPGQIVSVAASLIPFLEHDDANRALMGANMQRQAVPCLRPEKALVGTGIERTVAVDSGTTVQALRGGIVDYIDAGRVVIRVNDDEATAGEVGVDIYNLIKYTRSNQNTNINQRPIVQVGDRVAKRDVIADGASTDLGELALGQNMTVAFMPWNGLNFEDSILISENVVKDDRYTSIHIEELSVVARDTKLGAEEITRDISNLAENQLARLDESGIVYIGAEVQAGDTLVGKVTPKGETQLTPEEKLLRAIFGEKASDVKDTSLRVPSGMIGTVIDVQVFTREGIVRDKRAQQIIDDELKRFRLDLNDQMRIVEGDAFQRLEKMLIGKVVNGGPKKLAKGAKITKEYLADLDKYHWFDIRPADDDAAVALEAIKESINEKRHQFDLAFEEKRKKLTQGDELQPGVQKMVKVYLAVKRRLQSGDKMAGRHGNKGVVSRIVPVEDMPYMADGTPADVVLNPLGVPSRMNVGQILETHLGWAAKGLGIRIGEMLKAQTKVEQMRKYLTTIYNDNGRAEDLDKFDDEEIMKLAENLKKGVPFATPVFDGANEEEIRRMLDLAYPDDIAKNLGMTPSKNQVTMYDGRTGEAFERKVTVGVMHMLKLHHLVDDKMHARSTGPYSLVTQQPLGGKAQFGGQRFGEMEVWALEAYGASYVLQEMLTVKSDDVNGRTKVYENLVKGDHVIDAGMPESFNVLVKEIRSLGIDIDLERN
- the rpoC gene encoding DNA-directed RNA polymerase subunit beta' yields the protein MKALLDLFKQVQTNETFDAIKIGLASPEKIRSWSYGEVKKPETINYRTFKPERDGLFCAKIFGPIKDYECLCGKYKRLKHRGVICEKCGVEVTLAKVRRERMGHIELASPTAHIWFLKSLPSRLGMVLDMTLRDIERVLYFEAYVVTDPGMTPLKKCQIMSEDDYAAKYEEYGDDFTAFMGAEGIRELLRSIDIHRDAETLRVELKESKSEAKIKKYAKRLKVLEAFQRSGIKPDWMIMEVLPVLPPELRPLVPLDGGRFATSDLNDLYRRVINRNNRLKRLMELRAPEIITRNEKRMLQEAVDSLLDNGRRGKAMTGANKRPLKSLAEMIKGKGGRFRQNLLGKRVDYSGRSVIVVGPQLKLHQCGLPKLMALELFKPFIFNKLELMGLATTIKAAKKLVEIQEPVVWDILEDVIREHPIMLNRAPTLHRLGIQAFEPVLIEGKAIQLHPLVCAAFNADFDGDQMAVHVPLSIEAQMEARTLMLASNNILFPSNGEPSIVPSQDIVLGLYYATREAINAKNEGMMFPDVSEVIRAYDNKEVELTTRVTVRITEYPKNAETGEFEKTITRYETTIGRAILSEILPKGLPFSVLNRALKKKEISKLINTSFRKCGLRATVVFADKLMQSGFRLATRAGISICVDDMLVPPQKVTLIAAAESEVKQIEQQYASGLVTAGERYNKVVDIWGKTSDEVGKAMMDQLKVEDVIRRDGTKSTQESFNAIYMMADSGARGSAAQIRQLAGMRGLMAKPDGSIIETPITANFREGLNVLQYFISTHGARKGLADTALKTANSGYLTRRLVDVTQDLVVIEDDCGTMNGALMKALVEGGEVIEALRDRILGRVTVHDVVHPETQETLYEAGSLLDEDMVEEIERLSIDEVKVRTPLTCDTRFGLCAKCYGRDLGRGMLVNAGEAVGVVAAQSIGEPGTQLTMRTFHIGGAASRAAVASSVEAKSNGTIRFTATMRYVTNGKGAQIVISRSGEVLITDDHGRERERHKVPYGATLIVKDGLVIKAGTALATWDPLTRPIITEYAGQVRFENVEEGVTVARQVDEVTGLSTLVAIDAKRRGSLTKTLRPQVKLINEANEEVKIAGTEHSVAIGFQVGALIMVKDGQQVSVGEVLARIPTESQKTRDITGGLPRVAELFEARSPKDAGMLAEVTGTVAFGKETKGKQRLEITDMDGNKHEFLITKDKQVLVHDGQVVNKGEMIVDGPADPQDILRLLGIEALARYIVDEVQDVYRLQGVKINDKHIEVIVRQMLRRVQIVNAGDTNYIVGEQVERSELLDQNDLMEAGNKIPATYENVLLGITKASLSTDSFISAASFQETTRVLTEAAIMGKRDGLRGLKENVIVGRLIPGGTGLAFHRARKEKEAWEVEERQALLLAEKASMAGEAAEALQDIESQQHHGDEA